A genomic stretch from Solanum stenotomum isolate F172 chromosome 8, ASM1918654v1, whole genome shotgun sequence includes:
- the LOC125872680 gene encoding subtilisin-like protease SBT3.9: MKKDQILSSILLFFLLFTAFITTMADSQASQPSNESKVHIVYTEQPKDQEPEEYHIKTLTSVLGSEEAAKEALIYSYKHAASGFSAKLTAEQVSELSKQPGVLQVVPSQTVQLHTRRV, encoded by the exons ATGAAGAAGGATCAAATACTTTCTTCAATTCTCTTGTTTTTCTTGTTGTTTACAGCTTTTATAACAACAATGGCAGATTCACAAGCTTCACAACCCTCTAATGAATCCAAAGTTCATATAGTGTATACTGAGCAACCTAAAGATCAAGAACCTGAGGAGTATCatatcaaaaccctaacttctgTTCTTGGCAG TGAGGAGGCTGCAAAAGAGGCATTGATATACAGTTACAAGCACGCAGCTAGTGGATTCTCAGCAAAGCTGACTGCTGAGCAGGTTTCTGAGCTCTCAA AGCAACCTGGAGTGCTGCAAGTTGTTCCAAGCCAAACAGTTCAGTTGCACACTCGACGCGTCTGA
- the LOC125872650 gene encoding calcium-dependent protein kinase 11: MAQVVAKKRPPISSKPSPNVLPYQTPRLREHYTLGKKLGQGQFGTTYQCTEKATGLQYACKSIPKRKLLCREDYEDVWREIQIMHHLSEHPNVVRIKGTYEDNLFVHIVMELCKGGELFDRIVQKGHYSERQAAHLMKTIVKVVEACHSLGVMHRDLKPENFLFDSSDEDATLKATDFGLSIFYKPGQYVSDVVGSPYYVAPEVLHKFYGPEIDVWSAGVILYILLSGVPPFWAETDNGIFKQILKGKIDFESEPWPHISDSAKDLVKKMLDRDPKARITAHEVLCHPWLVDDAAAPDKPLGSAVLNRLKQFYDMNKLKKMALRVIAERLSEEEIGGLKQLFKMIDTDSSGTITYEELKDGLKRVGSDLVESDIKALMKAADFDNSGTIDYGEFIAATLHLNKMEREENLLAAFSYFDKDGSGYITTDELQQACVEFGLGDVKLDDIIKEIDIDNDGRIDYGEFATMMKKGNTGFAARTMRGNLNFNLADALGASDSEKKQ; the protein is encoded by the exons ATGGCACAAGTTGTAGCAAAAAAGAGACCTCCTATATCCTCAAAGCCATCTCCCAATGTTCTCCCCTACCAAACTCCAAGATTGAGGGAACATTACACTCTTGGTAAGAAATTAGGGCAAGGGCAATTTGGTACAACATATCAATGTACTGAAAAGGCAACAGGGCTACAATATGCATGTAAATCAATTCCAAAAAGGAAACTTTTATGTAGGGAAGATTATGAGGATGTTTGGAGAGAAATTCAAATAATGCATCATTTGTCTGAACATCCTAATGTTGTCAGAATCAAAGGGACTTATGAAGACAATCTTTTTGTCCATATTGTTATGGAATTGTGTAAAGGGGGTGAGCTTTTTGATAGGATTGTTCAAAAGGGACATTATAGTGAAAGGCAAGCTGCACATTTGATGAAAACAATTGTTAAAGTTGTTGAGGCTTGTCATTCTCTTGGTGTCATGCATAGAGATCTTAAGCCTGAAAATTTCTTATTTGATAGTTCTGATGAAGATGCTACTCTCAAGGCTACAGATTTCGGGTTGTCGATTTTTTATAAACCTG GGCAATATGTCTCTGATGTTGTAGGAAGTCCATATTATGTTGCTCCTGAAGTGTTGCATAAATTCTATGGACCTGAAATAGATGTATGGAGTGCTGGAGTCATCTTATACATCTTGTTATCTGGGGTTCCTCCTTTTTGGGCTG AGACGGACAATGGTATATTCAAGCAGATTTTGAAAGGGAAGATAGACTTTGAATCTGAACCTTGGCCTCACATTTCTGATAGTGCAAAAGACTTAGTTAAAAAGATGCTTGATAGGGATCCTAAAGCACGAATAACTGCTCATGAAGTCCTAT GTCATCCGTGGCTTGTGGACGATGCAGCTGCTCCAGACAAACCTTTGGGATCTGCAGTGTTGAATCGTCTTAAGCAGTTCTATGATATGAACAAACTTAAAAAGATGGCTTTACGA GTCATAGCAGAAAGGCTTTCGGAGGAAGAAATAGGAGGCCTAAAGCAGTTGTTCAAAATGATCGACACAGATAGCAGTGGAACAATTACATATGAGGAACTAAAAGATGGCTTGAAAAGAGTAGGATCTGACCTAGTGGAGTCCGACATCAAGGCCCTGATGAAAGCG GCTGACTTTGACAACAGTGGCACGATTGACTATGGTGAATTCATTGCTGCAACATTGCATTTGAATAAGATGGAGAGAGAGGAGAATCTGCTTGCTGCATTCTCCTACtttgacaaagatggaagtggTTATATCACAACTGATGAGCTTCAACAGGCTTGCGTAGAATTTGGCCTTGGTGATGTTAAATTGGATGACATAATTAAAGAGATTGACATAGACAAT GATGGACGTATAGATTATGGCGAATTTGCAACAATGATGAAGAAGGGAAATACAGGATTTGCAGCTAGAACAATGAGAGgcaatttgaattttaacttGGCAGATGCACTTGGAGCAAGTGACAGTGAGAAAAAACAATAG
- the LOC125872672 gene encoding 50S ribosomal protein L21, chloroplastic, whose translation MATLSLCSTSSPSTALSKNQTFLNTLSVPKANSNVTFLSHSFSSLNLRFSKPNSLSSFVPKYSESEAPVAEIEADPEEPVATPVVEATSLEPKREEIFAVVMVGSRQYIVFPGRYIYTQRLKGANVNDKIILNKVLLVGTKTSTWVGKPVVPNATVHAVVEEQLKDKKVIVFKYKKKKNYRRNIGHRQPITRIRIMGITGYQDSPAVTLADLEAAK comes from the exons ATGGCAACCCTTTCCCTGTGTTCTACATCTTCCCCCTCAACAGCACTTTCCAAGAACCAAACTTTCCTAAACACCCTTTCTGTTCCCAAAGCAAATTCCAATGTTACTTTTCTATCTCACTCATTTTCCTCTCTCAATCTCCGTTTCTCCAAGCCCAATTCTTTATCCTCTTTTGTACCCAAATACTCTGAATCTGAAGCTCCAGTAGCTGAAATTGAAGCTGACCCAGAAGAGCCTGTTGCAACCCCAGTTGTGGAAGCCACTAGCTTGGAACCAAAACGGGAAGAAATCTTTGCTGTTGTTATG GTTGGATCTCGGCAATATATTGTTTTTCCTGGGCGGTATATCTACACCCAGAGGCTTAAAGGAGCAAATGTCAATGACAAA ATTATCCTAAACAAGGTGTTACTAGTGGGAACAAAAACAAGTACTTGGGTTGGAAAACCAGTGGTGCCAAATGCAACAGTCCATGCTGTTGTTGAAGAGCAG TTGAAAGATAAGAAGGTTATCGTCTTCAagtataagaagaagaagaactacAGAAGGAACATTGGTCACAGACAG CCAATTACTCGGATAAGAATAATGGGCATTACTGGTTATCAAGATTCACCAGCAGTCACCCTTGCAGACCTAGAAGCAGCCAAGTGA
- the LOC125872665 gene encoding uncharacterized membrane protein At4g09580-like encodes MKNRVSRSSSSPASLLLSMAAPRSLVVDTGRLLTRDEEMNLGLTPGAEDSPTGKRYKEGKFPLSRWEFAAALGVFVVFTVGLFSIYLTMPAAEYGKLKLPRSLSDLRMLKDNIGTYAKVYPAKFILGYCSTYIFMQTFMIPGTIFMSLLAGALFGVFKGLILVVFNATAGASSCFFLSKLIGRPLVSWLWPEKLRFFQAEIAKRRDKLLNYMLFLRITPTLPNLFINLASPIVDIPFHIFFSATLVGLIPAAYITVKAGLALGELKSVKDLYDLKTLSVLFLIGFISILPTILKRKKIYE; translated from the exons ATGAAGAATAGGGTGTCACGTTCATCATCATCGCCAGCATCGTTGTTGTTGTCAATGGCTGCGCCAAGGAGTTTGGTAGTGGATACGGGGCGGTTGCTGACAAGggatgaagaaatgaacttaGGTTTGACGCCGGGAGCTGAGGATTCACCGACTGGTAAAAGGTATAAGGAAGGGAAGTTTCCGTTGTCAAGATGGGAGTTTGCGGCAGCTTTAGGTGTATTTGTGGTGTTTACAGTAGGGCTGTTTTCTATATACTTGACAATGCCAGCTGCTGAGTATGGAAAACTCAAGTTGCCTCGTTCCCTTTCCGACCTCCGGATGCTCAA GGATAATATTGGAACATATGCCAAAGTGTATCCTGCGAAATTCATTCTGGGTTACTGCTCAACATACATATTCATGCAGACATTTATGATTCCTGGGACAATATTCATGTCCCTGCTTGCTGGAGCACTTTTTGGTGTTTTTAAAGGGCTTATCTTGGTTGTCTTTAATGCTACAGCTGGTGCATCGTCCTGCTTTTTTCTGTCTAAATTAATTGGCAGGCCTTTAGTTAGCTGGTTGTGGCCTGAAAAATTGAGATTCTTCCAGGCAGAG ATAGCCAAGCGTCGGGATAAGTTGCTCAACTATATGTTGTTTCTGAGAATAACTCCAACATTGCCAAATCTTTTCATCAACTTGGCATCTCCAATCGTGGATATACCATTCCATATTTTCTTCTCGGCCACATTGGTTGGTCTCATTCCAGCCGCATATATTACAGTCAAG GCCGGCCTAGCTCTTGGTGAGCTGAAGTCTGTGAAAGATCTGTACGATCTCAAGACCTTGTCCGTGCTCTTCCTCATTGGTTTTATCTCGATATTACCTACCATCTTGAAGAGGAAGAAAATATACGAATAA